A part of Solenopsis invicta isolate M01_SB chromosome 2, UNIL_Sinv_3.0, whole genome shotgun sequence genomic DNA contains:
- the LOC105194974 gene encoding basic helix-loop-helix transcription factor amos isoform X2 → MANHHPSYDFEDRSQRIRHRVGTASRPADSTVACTSTQYYVGHNSDITEEDLAELPSCVYAGRSTQHVTHTSPHAHSPLHYHMPVSTPDHDTEMNGVEEGYYPNGSPYRIQRHAANIRERKRMLSINSAFDELRVHVPTFPYEKRLSKIDTLRLAIAYIALLREVLAARLDPLTYVERCLRGEINGERAEWNTSDLTARLSWINWENLGVNPNRRSVLTTLALTTDNMN, encoded by the exons ATGGCGAACCATCATCCCTCCTACGACTTTGAGGACAGAAGCCAGAGGATCCGCCATCGGGTCGGCACCGCGTCAAGGCCTGCAGATTCCACTGTGGCTTGCACCAG TACTCAATACTACGTGGGGCATAATAGCGATATCACTGAGGAAGATTTGGCAGAATTACCTTCATGTGTTTATGCGGGCAGGTCCACGCAACATGTTACTCACACATCACCACATGCACATTCTCCCTTGCATTATCATATGCCAGTTTCAACGCCAG ATCATGACACAGAGATGAACGGTGTAGAAGAAGGTTATTATCCAAATGGCAGTCCTTATAGAATTCAAAGACACGCAGCTAATATTCGTGAAAGAAAACGTATGCTGAG CATCAACTCGGCTTTCGACGAGCTACGGGTCCACGTGCCGACCTTTCCTTACGAGAAGAGACTGTCAAAGATTGACACCTTGCGCCTGGCCATAGCATACATTGCGCTCTTGCGCGAGGTTCTAGCGGCCAGGCTTGACCCTTTAACGTACGTCGAGAGGTGCCTTAGGGGTGAAATAAATGGCGAACGCGCCGAATGGAACACGAGCG ATCTGACGGCACGCTTGTCCTGGATAAATTGGGAAAATTTGGGGGTGAACCCAAACCGTCGATCGGTTCTTACTACCCTAGCACTGACAACCGACAATATGAATTGA
- the LOC105194971 gene encoding tyrosine-protein phosphatase corkscrew codes for MSRSNNYNMVSRRWFHPNITGLEAERLLMERGVDSSFLARPSSSNPGDFTLSVRRNGEVTHIKIKNAGDFYDLYGGEKFATLSELVQFYMENGGQLREKNGEIIELRFPLNCADPTTERWFHGHLSAKEAERLMLERGKNGSFLVRESQSKPGDFVLSVRTDDRVTHVMIRSQDNKYDVGGGHKFDSLSDLIEHYKRNPMVETSGSVVHLRQPFNATRINASSIESRVRQLHKENGCSNGWLCWNGTSGTSEDGAGKGKGKAGFWEEFESLQQQECRHMFSRKEGLRPENRAKNRYKNILPFDHTRVRLKNVDSDIPGADYINANYIRNKEGDETNTTVDSGGDDPLFGKCYIATQGCLPNTIQDFWHMVYQENTRVIVMTTKEIERGKNKCARYWPEEGETAEYGNEWKVRAVSRTSTADYTLREFLLQGTKPEFSESRRIYHYHFQAWPDHGVPSDPGCVLNFLHDVNARQESIAASLAPKEQDEPCIGPILVHCSAGIGRTGTFIVIDMILDQIKRHGLDCEIDIQRTVQRVRARRSGMVQTEAQYKFVYLAVLHYIETVSQRMQAEQKSLQLGREYTNIRYKSESNASTNAIVGETSIPTCTPIVPPTSAPTYSLRPK; via the exons atgagcCGTTCAAATAACTACAACATGGTATCTCGCAG GTGGTTTCATCCTAATATTACTGGCTTAGAGGCAGAACGTTTATTGATGGAACGAGGAGTTGACAGTTCATTCTTAGCACGACCAAGTTCTTCAAATCCTGGTGACTTTACATTATCTGTCAG GCGAAACGGTGAAGTGactcatattaaaataaaaaacgctGGCGACTTCTACGATCTTTATGGCGGTGAAAAATTTGCCACACTTTCTGAATTGGTACAGTTTTACATGGAAAATGGTGGACAGTTACGCGAGAAGAATGGTGAAATTATCGAGCTTAGGTTTCCTCTCAATTGTGCAGATCCTACAACTGAAAG gTGGTTTCATGGCCATCTGTCGGCAAAAGAAGCAGAACGGTTGATGCTGGAACGTGGAAAAAATGGATCTTTCTTGGTGCGCGAGTCTCAAAGTAAACCTGGCGATTTTGTGTTATCAGTACGCACTGATGATCGCGTTACGCATGTTATGATACGATCTCAG GATAACAAATATGATGTAGGTGGTGGTCACAAGTTTGATAGCCTTAGTGATTTAATAGAACATTATAAACGAAATCCAATGGTTGAAACAAGTGGGAGCGTTGTGCATCTTCG ACAACCATTTAATGCAACACGAATTAATGCTAGTAGTATCGAAAGCAGAGTTAGACAATTACACAAAGAAAATGGTTGTTCCAATGGTTGGCTGTGTTGGAATGGAACTAGTGGAACCAGTGAGGATGGAGCAGGCAAAGGAAAAGGAAAGGCTGGTTTTTGGGAAGAATTTGAGTCGTTGCAACAGCAAGAATGCCGGCATATGTTTTCAAGAAAAGAAGGTTTACGTCCAGAAAATCGTGCCAAGAATcgttataagaatattttaccATTTGATCACACTAGGGTACGATTAAAAAATGTGGATTCTGATATTCCTGGAGCTGATTACATTAATGCTAACTACATAagg AACAAAGAAGGCGACGAAACGAACACTACCGTTGACAGCGGTGGTGACGATCCGTTATTCGGCAAATGTTACATAGCTACGCAGGGTTGTCTTCCGAATACCATACAAGATTTTTGGCACATGGTCTACCAGGAGAATACTCGTGTGATTGTTATGACTACTAAGGAAATAGAGCGGGGAAAG aataaatgcGCGCGTTATTGGCCGGAAGAAGGAGAAACTGCCGAATATGGTAATGAATGGAAAGTACGTGCCGTATCTCGGACTTCGACCGCTGATTATACTCTGCGCGAATTTCTTTTGCAAGGAACCAAACCGGAATTTTCCGAGTCCAGGAGAATTTATCATTACCATTTTCAA gCATGGCCTGATCATGGTGTTCCATCAGATCCTGGTTGCGTGCTGAATTTTTTGCACGATGTAAACGCCAGGCAAGAATCAATCGCGGCATCTTTGGCTCCAAAGGAACAAGATGAACCATGCATAGGACCAATTCTCGTCCACTGTAGTGCCGGAATTGGCAGGACGGGCACATTTATTGTTATTGACATGATTTTAGATCAAATTAAACGTCATG GACTAGACTGTGAAATTGACATTCAACGCACGGTACAGCGAGTACGTGCACGAAGATCAGGAATGGTCCAGACGGAGGcacaatataaatttgtttatctcGCTGTTTTACATTACATTGAGACGGTATCTCAACGGATGCAAGCGGAACAG AAATCTCTTCAATTAGGCAGAGAATACACTAACATTCGTTACAAAAGCGAGTCGAACGCTTCCACCAATGCTATCGTAGGCGAAACCTCCATTCCCACTTGTACGCCAATAGTCCCTCCAACATCAGCACCCACCTATAGTTTGAGgccaaagtaa
- the LOC105194974 gene encoding basic helix-loop-helix transcription factor amos isoform X1, which yields MANHHPSYDFEDRSQRIRHRVGTASRPADSTVACTSTQYYVGHNSDITEEDLAELPSCVYAGRSTQHVTHTSPHAHSPLHYHMPVSTPDHDTEMNGVEEGYYPNGSPYRIQRHAANIRERKRMLSSINSAFDELRVHVPTFPYEKRLSKIDTLRLAIAYIALLREVLAARLDPLTYVERCLRGEINGERAEWNTSDLTARLSWINWENLGVNPNRRSVLTTLALTTDNMN from the exons ATGGCGAACCATCATCCCTCCTACGACTTTGAGGACAGAAGCCAGAGGATCCGCCATCGGGTCGGCACCGCGTCAAGGCCTGCAGATTCCACTGTGGCTTGCACCAG TACTCAATACTACGTGGGGCATAATAGCGATATCACTGAGGAAGATTTGGCAGAATTACCTTCATGTGTTTATGCGGGCAGGTCCACGCAACATGTTACTCACACATCACCACATGCACATTCTCCCTTGCATTATCATATGCCAGTTTCAACGCCAG ATCATGACACAGAGATGAACGGTGTAGAAGAAGGTTATTATCCAAATGGCAGTCCTTATAGAATTCAAAGACACGCAGCTAATATTCGTGAAAGAAAACGTATGCTGAG CAGCATCAACTCGGCTTTCGACGAGCTACGGGTCCACGTGCCGACCTTTCCTTACGAGAAGAGACTGTCAAAGATTGACACCTTGCGCCTGGCCATAGCATACATTGCGCTCTTGCGCGAGGTTCTAGCGGCCAGGCTTGACCCTTTAACGTACGTCGAGAGGTGCCTTAGGGGTGAAATAAATGGCGAACGCGCCGAATGGAACACGAGCG ATCTGACGGCACGCTTGTCCTGGATAAATTGGGAAAATTTGGGGGTGAACCCAAACCGTCGATCGGTTCTTACTACCCTAGCACTGACAACCGACAATATGAATTGA
- the LOC105194978 gene encoding tripartite motif-containing protein 2: protein MVKRQMPHPLHSSLENVAASSSIRREMRQTPRIIKRSASVGRKSIRSRNLSPREQNIRLRRTTSFESVNVSQCVICKSMVNSPRMMTCRHTFCLQCFKNRFILSRKKDGSSICPVCNVAVIDKKELKSSVSFAPLPPKIRDERCRTCGEICKNINKCKHCKRRFCDDCWISHMNDLKDELGNICGDLETSSTRFEDKINSFQSKANETMEFINRDIDAKITELNKKRDNRIKKVEHIIATGEVSVDDIRQRMQKTHTEIKEQKDVSYDTLPDNEEKVKTFLDLQQKAAEVMAAVAIWELELNDVEAELGKVNKYGKSSIKEKTGPSYKRKNFTPKIIVTRDMVQRPSALAIDSWRDNIITTCPGSGQIVIFDRKFKLVRRIRHQEMMAPQGVAFLQEHDEIYVTDKWKHCIFVFNHKGELVHCMCNKGFGESELCSPEGIAFHPERSVLYVADTGNNRVQILEKNGTYLDSIGPKSKNKTGTVRFRKTGPVASQLNQPTDVAVTITRVAIADSGNHKVKIFNHDGQLLQSIGGIGTAKGLFRSPEVLKIDEKGYIIVGDAGNGRVQIFTPEGEFLRVLGAKKTKGHKFAWVSGLLVTSNYDILVSDSKNNFIYLF, encoded by the exons atggttaagcGACAAATGCCACACCCGTTGCACTCAAGCCTGGAAAACGTCGCTGCATCAAGCTCGATTAGGCGAGAAATGCGTCAAACACCAAGGATCATAAAGAGGTCTGCCTCCGTTGGCAGGAAATCGATAAGATCTAGAAATCTTTCACCGAGGGAACAAAACATTCGTCTTCGCAG gACAACTTCGTTTGAATCTGTCAATGTATCACAATGTGTCATATGCAAGAGTATGGTAAATTCACCTAGAATGATGACATGTCGGCACACTTTCTGCCTGCAATGTTTCAAAAATCGTTTTATATTATCACGCAAAAAAG ATGGTAGTTCTATTTGTCCTGTATGCAATGTAGCAGTGATAGATAAGAAAGAATTGAAAAGTTCAGTGAGCTTTGCGCCTTTACCACCAAAAATACGTGACGAGAGATGCCGTACCTGCGGTGAAATTTGCAAgaatataaacaaatgtaaacatTGTAAACGT AGATTCTGTGATGACTGCTGGATAAGTCATATGAATGATTTGAAAGATGAACTAGGTAATATATGTGGAGATCTTGAAACATCATCAACAAGATttgaagataaaataaatagttttcaG AGCAAAGCAAATGAAACGATGGAATTCATTAACAGAGATATTGACGCTAAAATAACtgaacttaataaaaaaagagacaatCGGATTAAAAAGGTAGAACATATAATTGCTACGGGAGAAGTATCAGTTGACGATATTAGACAAAGGATGCAGAAAACTCATACAGAgataaaagaacaaaaagacGTGTCGTATGATACATTACCTGATAACGAGGAAAAG GTGAAAACGTTTTTGGATTTGCAACAAAAGGCCGCGGAAGTAATGGCAGCAGTTGCCATTTGGGAATTGGAATTGAATGACGTTGAAGCGGAACTaggaaaagttaataaatacgGGAAATCATCTATAAAAGAAAAGACTGGTCCTTCATACAA GCGGAAAAATTTTACACCCAAAATTATTGTGACCCGTGACATGGTGCAGCGGCCATCGGCACTCGCCATTGATTCCTGGAGGGATAACATTATCACAACCTGCCCGGGATCAGGACAAATTGTCATTTTCGACAGGAAATTCAAACTTGTGCGGAGAATTCGTCACCAGGAAATGATGGCACCTCAAGGAGTTGCCTTCCTGCAGGAACATGATGAAATATACGTGACAG ATAAATGGAAGCACTGCATTTTTGTGTTCAATCACAAGGGCGAACTCGTTCATTGCATGTGCAATAAAGGTTTCGGAGAATCGGAGTTGTGTTCACCGGAAGGAATCGCGTTTCATCCGGAACGTAGCGTGCTTTACGTTGCTGATACTGGGAACAATCGTGTCCAGATTCTTGAGAAGAATGGCACGTACTTGGACAGCATCGGGccgaagagtaaaaataaaacggGCACAGTTAGATTTCGTAAAACTGGCCCAGTCGCAAGCCAACTGAATCAACCGACCGACGTAGCTGTTACAATAACGCGCGTCGCCATTGCCGATTCCGGCAATCACAAAGTAAag ataTTTAATCATGATGGACAACTTCTTCAGTCGATCGGTGGCATCGGCACAGCAAAGGGTTTATTTAG ATCACCTGAGGTACTGAAGATCGACGAAAAGGGATACATCATTGTCGGTGATGCCGGAAATGGGAGAGTGCAGATTTTTACTCCGGAAGGCGAATTCCTACGAGTGTTAGGTGCCAAAAAGACGAAAGGACATAAGTTTGCATGGGTATCTGGTTTGTTAGTGACTagtaattatgatattttagtTTCTGATagcaagaataattttatatatttgttttaa
- the LOC105194972 gene encoding uncharacterized protein LOC105194972, with translation MEILPKDSYASPKRFSFEIKEIPSKIDSSIDSSTAEDQNKDVTKKYVSYLDLIASSALMDRDKIFDGSTEMILLEQNRVSDRGRTSNTNRRVIELSDNDSKMILRQQFGEMTEHENSNLQSNAMDYENMEILRKLPPDTIVIRQKTKPDIEDSDYRELTETNSNDSSSISGCTNVKIKGISRAHRNKTLKTMEVRRNPMRVSKRNIDKNFSRPKRLLANSKREFYSNYEFGKRIKVSTMPYMNTRSVTRKMYTVGATYQAPTKKDEMEWKEWPVHGMHERPVYHPQAGLAAEYLGRYFTSLDGLSYCEIINEPDIEVVSVDPHCDGRVFSSEKKSKGKMKIKSKRSSNNKNAWNTYLSMDNKSFETCMHESLHCVFGYCSQVMTPAYKQAVEEKMTGLTISSTAKTSSLGSAKEAMNVKSNVAMPSENVSKLEDPKLLEAYAIAMAQSIQNKSTASSTNDQRVTPIFPSSSATYVPEAQKSTVELNGSKPTLQNGETIKMNLKQIIRGAPNSSLILLRGSAARSTSGDACVAPAKNVFNSAKLEDPSSDETLTGMSSIYKKLSFAKEPASKREESSVNNNLYTLKRYTTNTQEYTAKKVFLENQLDNKKFVRVMKDAHESKNPDKMKINRESDGRMPTTSSGKNLAWCTNETSEIARILSEYNKSTVRKSTVQNQIYNSKDMKMTNPNIKNLPKSLWQKNTTADESHQQFISHSSTSFDFPQGKWKRLHLMVEKTKDGQVADNDQNAWKRSPTLLENHKVSLRDQQMNLNAVNYIRKNSTDSRKDLNEHEIMVDVKSKDKKSQCSKDEAETLKIGSLQELLENTAILYCAANGVHQDDLSDYIDTLDSKQSIQWLEAYNNSVV, from the exons ATGGAGATTCTGCCGAAAGATTCGTACGCATCGCCCAAGCGGTTCTcttttgaaattaaagaaatcCCATCGAAGATCGATTCATCGATCGATTCATCGACCGCGGAAGATCAAAATAAAGATGTCACTAAAAAATACGTTTCCTATCTCGATTTAATTGCAAGTTCGGCACTAATGGATCGAGACAAAATATTTGATGGGAGTACAGAGATGATTTTGCTGGAGCAAAACCGAGTGAGTGATCGTGGCAGGACCAGCAATACGAATCGCCGCGTGATCGAGTTAAGTGACAATGACTCCAAGATGATTTTGCGGCAGCAATTCGGAGAGATGACGGAACACGAAAATTCAAATTTGCAAAGCAACGCGATGGATTATGAAAATATGGAAATTCTACGAAAGCTACCGCCAGACACGATTGTGATACGGCAAAAAACGAAACCGGATATAGAGGACAGTGATTACAGGGAACTGACAGAAACGAATAGTAATGACAGCAGTTCGATTTCCGGCTgtacaaatgttaaaataaaaggaatttCACGAGCTCATCGAAACAAAAC TCTTAAAACGATGGAGGTGAGACGAAATCCTATGCGAGTGTCCAAGAGaaacattgataaaaatttttctcgacccAAACGACTATTGGCTAATAGCAAAAGAGAATTTTATTCGAACTATGAGTTTGGGAAACGCATAAAAGTGTCTACGATGCCGTACATGAATACCAGATCTGTTACTCGAAAAATGTATACCGTAGGTGCTACTTACCAAGCACCTACCAAAAAAGACGAGATGGAATGGAAGGAGTGGCCTGTGCATGGAATGCACGAGAGACCGGTCTATCATCctcaa GCTGGTCTAGCAGCGGAGTATTTGGGAAGATACTTTACCAGCCTTGACGGATTATCTTATTGCGAGATCATCAATGAGCCTGATATAGAAGTGGTCTCTGTCGATCCGCATTGCGATGGACGAGTCTTTTCGAGTGAAAAGAAGTCTAAGggaaagatgaaaataaaaagcaaacGTTCATCGAATAACAAAAATGCGTGGAATACTTATCTTTCCATGGATAACAAGTCTTTTGAGACATGCATGCATGAAAGTCTTCACTGCGTGTTCGGTTATTGTTCGCAAGTTATGACACCAGCTTATAAGCAAGCTGTAGAAGAAAAGATGACAGGGCTGACGATTTCTTCAACAGCCAAGACGAGCTCTTTAGGATCGGCGAAGGAAGCAATGAACGTCAAAAGTAACGTCGCAATGCCTTCAGAGAATGTCTCTAAGTTGGAAGATCCAAAGTTACTGGAAGCCTATGCTATCGCCATGGCGCAAAGcattcaaaataaaagtacCGCCAGCAGTACAAACGATCAAAGAGTCACCCCGATTTTTCCCTCATCTTCAGCAACGTATGTACCAGAAGCGCAGAAATCGACTGTAGAGCTTAACGGCTCAAAACCTACTTTACAGAATGGAGAGACGATCAAGATGAATTTGAAACAGATTATTCGGGGCGCTCCAAACAGCTCTCTGATTTTATTGAGAGGTTCGGCTGCGAGGTCCACAAGTGGCGATGCTTGTGTAGCACCCgccaaaaatgtatttaactCGGCCAAGTTGGAAGATCCGTCCAGCGACGAGACGCTGACGGGGATGTCGTCAATCTACAAGAAACTGTCGTTTGCGAAAGAGCCGGCTTCGAAACGCGAAGAATCGTCAGTGAATAACAACTTGTACACTTTGAAGAGATATACCACGAACACACAAGAATATACGGCAAAGAAAGTCTTCCTCGAGAATCAGTTGGACAACAAAAAGTTCGTTCGGGTCATGAAAGATGCTCACGAAAGCAAAAATCCTGACAAAATGAAGATTAATAGAGAGTCAGATGGTAGAATGCCCACGACGAGTTCTGGTAAGAATCTCGCATGGTGCACCAACGAAACTTCGGAGATTGCTAGAATCTTATCAGAATACAACAAAAGCACAGTGAGAAAGTCCACGGTCcagaatcaaatatataattcaaaagaTATGAAAATGACGAATCCAAACATCAAAAATTTGCCGAAGAGCCTCTGGCAAAAAAATACAACAGCTGATGAAAGTCACCAACAATTCATATCCCATTCAAGTACGAGTTTTGATTTCCCACAGGGAAAATGGAAAAGGCTTCATCTGATGGTGGAAAAGACCAAGGACGGTCAAGTTGCTGATAACGATCAAAACGCTTGGAAGAGATCTCCGACATTATTAGAGAATCACAAAGTTTCTTTGAGGGACCAACAAATGAATTTAAATGCGGTGAATTATATAAGAAAGAATTCTACTGACTCTCGTAAGGATCTAAACGAACACGAAATTATGGTTGATGTAAAGTCGAAAGATAAGAAATCGCAATGCTCGAAAGACGAAGCGGAGACCTTAAAGATAGGGTCGTTGCAAGAACTTCTGGAGAACACTGCGATCTTATATTGTGCTGCCAATGGGGTTCATCAAGACGATCTATCGGACTACATCGATACTCTCGACAGCAAACAAAGCATTCAATGGCTAGAGGCTTACAATAATTctgttgtataa
- the LOC105194973 gene encoding transmembrane protein 26 has translation MAKFLATIKAIITRLVFASHGFIAIWQVTTFKKNPYFWYLSCPILLLFFEGIFTLTIKENQEWKWFCPSVFLYLSSVVPAIWLLELDKVDKRLKSRGSNINISENFDLSNLAASDLKHLEEALGVDIQLPDIKISTETWVTLIEQFLMLVLIIGRWMLPKGDLTRDQLSQLLLVYIGTAADIIEFFDSFKEDRIAREPVLVYLTLGIWAWSLMQFTVVLTATKSRKSRLSSGVARKKVRTETSCCSIDVWGIALNMVLQDGPFLAFRLILIIHYQIVSYMNIFFTCKNTLVILLQLYRLYVVQTENKSKRNKKYNKMDVSNISIISRGDIYKDVRIKSSRDHNRHKSRRDKDIEANYSETEDSREDIDKFDSSPRHVTRSKRKNRQDTGYSTSSSRNSNKHDKLHKREGKKKSRREETRRGTSDERHKRRGDRKSVDKNERKSMKTKNNDDSDKSSNRKFDSEDESSSEELTESKIISEGSESESNRKSSRKYTHRKRKQDRD, from the exons ATGGCAAAATTTTTGGCGACCATTAAGGCAATAATAACGCGTTTGGTATTTGCATCGCACGGTTTTATCGCTATCTGGCAAGTAACAACTTTCAAGAAAAATCCATATTTCTGGTACCTGAGCTGTCCCATCTTGTTGCTGTTCTTCGAGGGTATTTTCACGCTCACTATAAAGGAAAATCAGGAATGGAAATG gTTTTGCCCATCCGTATTTTTATATCTTAGTAGCGTGGTACCTGCAATCTGGTTGCTAGAACTCGATAAAGTAGACAAGAGACTGAAATCTCGCGGATCGAACATCAACATATCCGAGAATTTTGATTTATCCAATCTGGCGGCTAGCGATTTGAAACATCTGGAAGAAGCTTTAGGC GTGGATATTCAATTGCCGGATATAAAGATTTCCACAGAAACATGGGTCACTCTGATCGAACAGTTTTTAATGCTGGTTCTGATAATCGGCCGATGGATGTTGCCGAAAGGTGACTTGACTCGAGATCAGCTAAGCCAGCTGCTGTTGGTCTACATTGGTACCGCAGCTGACATCATCGAGTTCTTCGATTCCTTCAAGGAAGACAGGATAGCAAGGGAGCCCGTACTCGTATACCTGACTTTGGGTATCTGGGCATGGTCACTGATGCAGTTCACGGTTGTGCTGACCGCTACCAAGTCGAGGAAGTCCCGATTGTCGTCCGGCGTCGCCAGGAAGAAAGTCCGAACGGAAACCAGTTGCTGCAGCATCGATGTATGGGGAATCGCTTTGAACATGGTTCTTCAA gacGGACCGTTTCTGGCATTTCGTTTGATATTGATAATTCATTATCAGATAGTTAGTTACATGAATATATTCTTCACGTGTAAGAACACATTAGTGATACTGCTACAATTGTATCGACTCTACGTAGTACAAACCGAAAACAAGAGCAAACggaataagaaatataataaaatggatGTATCGAATATCAGTATTATTTCCCGAGGTGACATATACAAAGACGTGAGAATAAAAAGTTCGCGAGATCATAACAGACATAAGAGTCGACGTGATAAGGACATAGAAGCAAATTACAGTGAGACTGAAGACTCCAGAGAAGATATCGATAAATTTGATTCATCACCAAGACATGTCACTCGTTCCAAACG aaaaaatcgTCAAGACACTGGATACTCGACATCGAGCTCTCGCAATTCTAACAAACACGACAAATTACATAAGCGTGAGGGAAAGAAAAAATCGCGTAGGGAGGAAACCAGACGTGGCACTTCTGACGAGAGGCATAAAAGACGAGGGGACAGAAAATCTGTTGACAAAAACGAAAGGAAATCGATGAAAACTAAGAATAATGATGATTCCGATAAAAGCTCTAATCGAAAGTTCGATAGTGAGGATGAGTCTTCGAGCGAAGAGCTGACCGAAAGTAAAATTATCAGCGAAGGCAGCGAATCGGAATCAAATAGAAAGAG TTCTCGTAAGTATACGCATCGAAAACGCAAACAAGACAGAGATTGA